atctgatgtacagtagttgtcgtttgtttatgttatttatacatgtttctcagtttttttttatatattagactgttggttttcctgtttaaatggttttatactagtaattttggggccctttatagcttgttgttcggtgtgagccaatgcttcattttgaaggccgtacattgacctataattgtttaatttcttaaattatttAGATGGAGAGGGATTTCATTGggactcacaccacatcttcctatatctatctgaAACTTACAGTGAAGAAATTTTTCATCTGTTTTAAAAAGATCTCTTACTTTCAGGTAAAGAAGCAATTGGTCAGTACTGTTGcttatttgagtttttttttcatatgcatGTATTGATTTTGTGTTCTTGACTGATATCATCATATATATTTTCTTCTACATATATGTCTAACACCTCTGATTAGTCATATTCTTTGTTTTATAGGCAAACACTGTATGATATAAAGAATTGAGAAACAGTTTGtgatatgacttttttttatgaaataactaTCAACTGCAGACCAAATGCCATAGATGTTAGTAAATATAGATCTCCAATAGTATGCATATCCATATGTCAACAGAATAAAAAAGGTATTCCAGAACACATATGGTCTATTAAAGGCCTATAAAAAAGTCGTGCTTAACTTACAGAATAAGATTTAAtactaacttttttttatttttcatagttaTGAAAATAATACACAATTCAAATTACTTAAAAAGTTGAGATCAATTATCCGCaacataaatcaaatataaaaaaaacaaatagacagCAAATAGTATTTTTGTTGCTGTTGATATTCAATTCATTTAAAGTCATTTCCTTTTGGATATACTTCATCTGAATATAAATAATTCTTGATTTGTTTAATGGTATCATATTTATTTACAGGTTTATTCAAATGATAACATTTTGTTCAGATTTTTTCAATTTCCCAAAGCTTCAATATAAAACATAGTAGTACTTAAAAAACAAGTGtttacataaatttcataaaattctattttagaagatgattttttttcaagttgaataatattcaaaaaaatttatttgGTAAAACCCATTTAGATATAAAGTCAAAGTATACAATTCAAAATTATCTTCTTTTCCAGCAGACTCTTCTATTACAGCATTAAACTATGGTGTGTCTGCTTTTATAAATGTCCATTTCAaggttaaataaaaaaacacaaaagataaatCTTTcccatttaaattttattgtcatatgtTTCTCAAGCTTTGAATTTGTAATCTGTCAAATACTCATTTGCtatctaagttttttttttaaatctatgatTTATATAAGTATAATAAAAAGAACTGTTTTTTTACTAATatcccaattaaaaaaaaaaatagatataccGGTAATTATTCACAACTTATTTCTCAAAgttttcaattaaaatgaaatcaaaaattTGATTGGCGCACATTCAACTGCTTTGGTAGTCAATTAAATATCGATTGCCCTTTAAGTTTAAGAAATCCTTCGAATTTTAATTTCATACAACTGCTATCTGTTTATAATGTAAAGGAACTTAACAATTTAGGGAAGTTTTTATTTCTGACCTAGAAGGCACGTAATTAATTTCATCATTATAAATGCTTAAtatgtgttatgttttatcatactCTGCTGTACTGTTATATGGGTATACTTACTTATATGATTATTTgactaattgtttaaatgtaaatatatttcactgatgtaattgaatatttgtaatatttatattcttTAAGCTTtattgcttacgaataaaagattatagttaagttacaaaaaaaattgttcttTAAACATAACAAGTAAGTAattttattatagtgacatgtgtattCACATAATGATATTTTCCATAAAAAGGTACAGTAATTTTTACCGGCATATgtcatgaaaaaaacaaaacaaaacaatagttAATAAGTGCCTTACTCTtaattttacaaatacatgtCACACAAATAGATAACATAACAAAGAAATATGAAAAGAGTTAAGAGAGACTTTAAAAGGTGtatgaattatttacaaatacaatttGCATTACAATATATGCATctcattttcattaaaaagtcATTGTAGGTTTTAACCTACATAAACCAAATTGTATTTTCATCAGTGAGTGAATAAGAATATGAATGTGTTTTGACCAGACagatacaaaattaattaaataaaacataattgatgttgtttttttttttcattttcaataaaacattttcagtCTATAAGTAAATATATCAATTACCTACACACACTCTTTTGCCAATTTAGTTATAAATTACGCAtattttttaatctacaccacaCTCTAAAGTACATGTTTGCTGTTTCACATTAGTTGTTTATTTTCACCCATAATAAACTCAATAGTTATATATAGTATTTATCTTAGTttttgcaacaacaaaaataagTCTCTGAAGGAGGCTCAGGGGTACTAAAATTAACAGAATATTGATTCGTTTATggccagatgacttttaaaatgtttagattattgaaaaagctccaaatcaTCTCATTTTGAtgcaaaaatgcattttttttttgtattgaaagGAAAATCTTTTTAAACTCATAGGTAACCTAAACTTATATGCCCCATCTacaaaggcagattgtgagcttaaatgaacagtgaccccatttttaatttgatttctgtaataagtaaaagctcatttttaagtaaaaaatagcaaaatcctatattccaaaaagggaaataactaagTTAATTAATATTTATACTGAATATTTTGAAGTTACTTTCCTGTACATTATTGCTATTCAAAGTTGCATCTTATATTCATCAGAATTTTGTAAGATtctaaataaataagtaaaagtcatcttactattatataaatattttaatcgTTTAGACAATCtgtatttgcagaaaaaaaatatgctaatacATTATGCTATGTTTTGTGTCACACATTTAAAGTTCAACATatattttcaagtttaaaaacaaaaaatatagaaaacttaaaGTTCTAAACTGTCTTCATCTTCATCACTGTCTTCAATGTCAGAATCTATTTCCTCAATTGGCAGTTCTTCAACTGAGGCAAGGTACATCAACATTTGCTGCATTTTTTCAAAGTCATCTGTAAGTACACCTTCTGTTAATGTGGTTTCTGTTAGTACCTCACCAATATATTCCTTAAACAAAGTGTTAAGTTTACACATGGCAAGTTCCAAGGACATACCCTCTCTTAACAATAATGCGGTTGATCCAGGTGTTACAGAAGAATTAATTTGTAACTTAATTTTTGAATATAGAGTTTTGTTCCAATTTATAACAGATAGCATTTCTATCTTTAGCAAATTCATTTCTTCGTGGCATCTATCCAAAAGACATTTGGACTGAATTATCTCCTGCTTTGTTGTGGAGGAGATAACTGTATCTACAGCATTATTTAattgcaaagttttataaacttcGCTGTCTAGATCTTTGAcagtatcaaataaaacatgtactGGTAGTTCTCCTGATGGCATTCCAACATTGTTGTACAGGGTGATCGACTTCTGTATTTTCTTTGATACACCTTTTAACTGCTTGGACAGTCTAGCAAAAACTGATTGCCCCTCTGAAATGAAAGATAAAGAATACAATGATATAGCAACAGCTACAAGTGCAAATAAAATCACTTATTTCTGTTGATCATTAAATTGCTATAATTTTTTTTcgcttcatttatttttttttcttctccatAAATCTTCATTATAGGACACAATTTCACAAAATAAAATGAGCTTCATCTTCTAATCTACCTTTACAATTATCAGAGACTCCTTCCTCTAAaagaatttttttcaataatccttaatttctatttttgcatattttataacattaaaataggCACCCATTTAAATGTGTTATGcaacaaaataaatcaaaccatttctgaaaaaaatgcgATCATTCTGCTCTATATGGTCtagttattgtctctttgacacattccccatttccattctcaattctatttttataaaaatataacatccTTATTCAGATTTTGCCTAGAATACTGAATacttgaaaaaagtattgcaacacttaCATCGAAAACAATGTATAATGACATGAATTGTAGaatgtatatatacttttaattCGTTTACAGTTTAAAATGTGAAAAGTGAAAAAACCTATTTTCGTGCAGCTGTTTGGACATCCATGTAGGATTAATATTGGACAAAAAGTACTTAGTTAACACCATGAATTCAATCTTAAATCATAAATGGATTAAAAgcatttgttaaaaacaaaattatatacattCTAAAATTCAtgtcattttacattgttttcaatcgaagtgttgcaatactttttctaggtctatatatattattattgtatagcaatataatatttcccacagaaagtaaccaaaagatagcgtgcaataaattccaatattgcactagtgcaataaatcttcaagaTTCATGATGTCATCAATGACACAAtattagtttaaaccaatttttactttcaaacattatattgctatacaataaaagggttattgcataaatattgtgaaatattgtccctcgtagaacatatattgcactcgcaagctcgtgcaatataaaattctactcgggacaatatttcccaatattcatgcaataaccctataatatataTGTGATTTCACTTACTGGCATATTTTCTCATAAGTCTGAGCAAGTATTGTCTTTCTGACATGTGGGATCTGATGGCATTTAGGTttaattttctttccttttcctTTGCAAGGATCAAGTCAGAAGTAAATTGATCACTTGTTGGTGTAGGTCTGATAGAATGatgctttttttcaaatatcatcaACTGTTTTTCTAATctgcaaaaaatataaatatacatgatcAATATTTCTACATTCATAAAGCTTCTCTAGcagaatttatcaaaatttttatatgaaAGAAATAACAGTCTATATGATAACAAGAGATTGTGAATACACTGGTGTcaactcacactatcattttccttGTTAAGAGAACAAtttaaattttggttttaaaGACATGCACTCtgcatttctatgttcagtgaacagttaaaaaaaggataaaatcaTGATTTTACAGACAATATTATAAGAAACCTGTGTTCTAAGATTCAAGTTAATTTGTAAAAAGTCTAGTTGCAAACACACTCTCCCTAACAAAATTTAcgttaaaaataatgttaaaaatcaGAACTAAATAAAATTTACCTTTTATCTTCCTCACTGGTTTCTTCGTTTGATTGATGACCACTGAAtaaaaaattcaatctattattctttgatattttaaaatttatgaacAATTCCATCAGGCCATATACAAGTTGACAGTGACCTGATATGGTATGTACACagcaataaaatttcatattgacTGGAAGTATATTTATGTCACTCATTTTAAACTTGTAAAATTAAAGCAAATTTAATGGCTGCATCATATTCTGAAaaccagaaaatatttttttttcttttctataacATTATAAAGTCTTCTCAGAGAGTCATCAGACCAGAGACATAATTATGTAAATGCATTATTTGTCTCTTATCGTAATGGCTTGCTAAATGCTTTGTTTGTATTGACTTTTAATAAAGATTTACATCTTCAAacgatatacaaatgtatatatataaatataaatagttaaacctgtatatatattatattttaatttaattggaCGTTATCCAAATTccaattgtacaatatacaatttACTTTAAATCTCATGTACATATGAACtagtaaaacagttaaaaaaaagattacctgattttaaaaaatctttgaagGTTTATAACATACTCATCAGCCTTGCTTAAgtgtactaaaaagtaaaatacataaGTTAATATAAACATCCCAAGAGAAAACTCATACATAATGTTTTATATGTTACTGacattaacattttttatattgaatacttttaacAGTGTTTTCTTTGTAAAGCCACAAAACATATTACTTTTCAGATTGTCTTTTTGTAAAGAAACTTACacatgaaaaatatttcatttataaatgcAACGGAATTATCATTATCCTATAGTCTCAATTGCTAAGCTTCCATcttgacattttttcaaaatatcttttttgttttgaatgtttttaaattcaacaaacaaaaaaaaagatgtaaactTTAATCTTGTTTTTCAAAAGTATAAACAAAAGCAAATTTTCTCATTGACTTTTACCAAATTCTATTATTTAATATTTCCTcattattgaaaaatttattttccTGAATATAACCAATATGAAATAAAGCTGATTGAATTAATATCGATGTATActttaatgaaaacaaacttGCTATTGCAATAAAACAACTATTGTACAGACATCTGATGATGCAAATGAaacatgaagataaaaaaaataatcacagaATCACTATTAAATCACAGGTTATACAATTAAACCTACATGTGCTATCACTGTTATTTGGGGATAAAACAGCACGTTTTTCTTCCTCTATCCACTCCATCACTGTGTCGTCTTTTATTTCTAATTCTAAAATTAGCAGTGCAATAACAGTCTTAATGCAAGGatttaaaaaacatgtatttaaaaagttttgaattcatcaattaaatgatatatacaaaatatgtggtccgagtacacagttatcgtcctttgattttcctTGTCCACGAATAATTtttagtccttagtgtggacagtgtgttacttgccaatttttgttataccctttccaaatttatttctccatgttttatgcctcatatagcaagttggggggtgaaatgacactgtaaaaaaagttgggtcataaatattaatgtaaagtagtgattaggtccagctgaaaaaggtcaaaaattagcacttcggaagctgtcaaaagatttcaagacccccttaacataagattgtccatattttgagttagagctgatgaagttttctataattttgatataatttgtcccaaaagtagtacaacacactgtaaaaatattattgggaaagcgcaggtgggattttttaaattttcatttattgtctaaaagaaatgcactacgaaataactgtgtactcggaccatgtATTATATATGAACTGTTATTCTCTCTGTAGCTATGTTctagtttatgagaataaaatgattcattcattcatacattttgaaaaaaggatATATAGAAGCTTCATGTTTGTTTTCCTAATTCTATTTAGCAAATTAACAGATGATGTAGGTAAAGATAGCAATATCAATTCAAGAAAGTTATTACCTATTACCAATGGGAATTTGGAGGACTAGCTGTTACTATTACAGaaagttttaataaaatatcCATACCCGGAACAGTTGCTAAAATTTCTCTCAAGGCAACTTTTGTAGTTTCCATCAGTTGGATGGTCCTCTTTATTTTCATGACTAGCACTTCTCCTGtagtataaaatattataattagtaatgttagtgaaaatttgttttaaaacatatcAGTCTATGAAGTTCATTATATTTTATGACTGtaattaaaagcaaatataatATTATGCCAAAACAAAACAGTTATGTAAGACtcaaataagataagataaataatagtttatttaagtgtcacatattgatctataataaaattacaaaatagcatCTTAAAAAAGGATCAATACCCAGGCTATAAAGACTTATGAAACACTGTTTATCCAAAATAAAAGCTGAATCAGTATAGTACTGAAgaaaaatgggttttttttctcaaaaaggcaTAGTCACGATTAACATTATTTAAAACTCATTAAAGAtgaacaaataattataaaatatctaATTATAAATGCTTCAAAATAAGAATATGCAACTTACTAAAATAAATCAACAGTAAGAACAAACGAATTGGAATAACATTTTAGTTCCAAAGAGAGTAAGTAACAAAGAGAggataccaaaaaaaaaacctactcAATACATGTgacacatagatataggaagatgtggtgtgagtgccaatgagacaactctccatacaaataacaatttaaaaagtaaaccattataggttaaagtacggccttcaacacggagccttagctcacaccgaacaacaagctataaagggccccaaaattactagtgtaaaaccattcaaacgggaaaaccaacggtctaatctatataaacaaaacgagaaacgagaaacacgtatatattacataaacaaacgacatgtATGAGTTTCTTAATTTGTAAGACTACTTGCCACAGTCAATACAAGTTTGGTACTAACCAATCCTTTTAAAGATAAAGTGGTAAAAATAAATCttactttgaaatattttataaatcatacCTTGTTTGTCCCTAATTTTTCTTCCATAGTGGATCAGAGCATCAGTTAGTAGATCACATCTGTTTTCTGGGGACATTTCTTTTGATATATTAGAAAAACCTCCTAAATAGGACCACAGTCTTTCTATTCCTTCACCATCAGTTAAACCAATGCCCTCAGTTCTTCGTGGACCATATATAATCTGCAATAtagaaaatcttttattttattaattgtattgGAGAGGGTTTACCAATAATGTATGGGTACAGTTAAAATGACTTTGATATTATTATACAAAATTGAAGTATATTATAGTGTGTCTTGTTCAATGCTAGTTAGCAAAAGTATAACTTTTAAATTCATACACTAGCAGCAtactaaaaaacaaaaataaatatttcaaagtaTTTAAAGATTTACCCAACTACACTTGACAAGCCTTACCTGACAAGATGCACTGTGTCCATAACAGTGAAATATTGGAATTGAAAATGTTACATTCTGTGATATTTCTTTATTTCCAGCTTTCTGTAAAAAACAatgttatctaaaaaaaaattggtattttTATATACTTAAGACCTAACAGTTTGAAATAAAGGCCACCACAAGTCATTACCAATTATAGCCTATCGTATGGCCTAAAGTACATCTGATTTCTTTGTAACTAAATACTGCAATTAAAAttccctttttttccaaataataTCATGTAACCCAATTTTGATGAACTTTAATCATTACATAATTAAACTATCTCCTATATGACTTAAAGCTGCACAGTTAGTACATGATACACCCATcgcttttttcaaatataaagttCCAAAACTATATATAAAATTCATGTAATCTCTATAAAgaggaaataaagatatgaatgaatATCAGTAATTTATCAATAAAGATACTAACCATAGTTTATTTGATAGATATATACCAGCCACCAAAAATCATGAAAAGTGCTCAAAGCTATGTAAGATATTGTTCTTCAACTGGAAAATCCCcaattatatatgaataaaatcCCATACCTTATACCCATATCAGgtatagaatttataaaaatcaaaagggaacttaccttaatagatataaacaattcaccaaatttTCAGGAAAATTAAAGTTTAGTATGATGTCAATTATCACTaaattagtacacatttttgtttaggggcagtTGAAGCACATTCATTGTGTAAAATTATGTTTCAATAAACTTAAGTAAGTTTTTACTTCTTATGAATAGGATTTTTCAACTTTCCAATATACATCCATCAATTTTTGGGATGCCCaattttttatgtatattgtttTGGTTGTAGCCAGATTTTTCAagacatatatatgaaatattgtaACTTGGGATAAACATTAACtgcattaaaatacaaaataaaaataattacacataCCTCAATGTGTCTTTTGAGCATACAAGCTATATCATatgaaacatgaattttatcatttttattttcttttaataagaGTTGTATTAAGAAAACTGCATAACCAAGTCTGGAAAATAGGACAAATAACAACATAATACAGGAAAATAAACACATATTACACTTCTGTATACTAAGACTAAAATATATTGCAGAAGTATATCAGCATTTTTTATGATTGCTCAAATTTGATATTCATGTTTGTGATAGCAAACATGGATAGATGTCTCAAAATTAGGGATGCTGTCACTGTTCATTAACCATATCTCATatgatgatttctatttttttaaaattttaaaatgtgtatctTGTTCATGTTATAAACTGTTGGCACATATATTGCATTGCATGTATTAAAATAACTTAATAATTTGATTCAAAAGTTGttatcaaaatgaccaaaattttaatatataactatGACAGAACAGATATCAAATGATCTCCACGGAAATGAAATATacaaatgcttatacaactgcaaacCTAATATCACTGACTTCACTTACATTTCCTTGAAATAATATATGCCCAAGTTGAGAACCCATCCACAATAAATCAGATAAGCTATATTGCAATTTCTATTATCAGACTGTATGTGAATTCTTCTATGTATGGCAACATACAGTTAATCTGGCCACAAACATTATAAACATAGACTTAAAGATTCTCTTTAATAAATTATATCTAATTATATCATCATGCACAAAATTATGAATggattaataataataaaaaaaaaatgcgaacTACTTTTAATTGAGAAATTATTCCATTCTTTGGATTTGATAGAATTAAGCAAAATCTGAGATTTTTAATTGTGATTTCAGGAAAAATTTGCCTACTGATGATGTATGTATCTAAAATATGTAAATGCATGTTCTAATTTTTGTGATACTCACTTAATTGCATTATTTGCAATTCTAAAGACCTGCaggtacatgtatttttaaattttcagtaaattttaaaaaggttGAGGAAAAAAAAgcttcaatatacatgtattgcaataaTTAGTAAAATACCTTTCCCCATGCTTTAAACTAAAGAATTTCTGCGGGAAATCATGCCTACAAGTTGCACCAAAAACAGCAGTTTCTGACAATTTTTGGTTCTTTGACTTCGATCGAATGTCATTCCCTGCCTGGAAATCACTGCAttcctacaaaaaaaaatgtttgttttccaAATCTTAATGTAGGCATGTATGATCAAAATAACATATTTGTAAACGAAATTATTGTTTAACAACATAATAGGTTATGGCTTAAATATTCGGTAAAAGTTATTTAAACTTGTTATCAAGATtcaaaaggggagataactgtaGTTTTCCTATCCCCAATGTGAGATATATGTATATAGAGAAATTTTGAAGTTCAATAAAGGTATTCATGCTCGTTTTCAAATAACATAATACAATGTACTTCATCTGTTAATGCAATTATAACATTAGCacaactcaggtaatttcaagtaaaatagtaaataatatttgtaaaaggggagataactgttgTTTCTAGTACATTTTGGGCACATGTAAGAtctttattacaaaatattttaggCAGTTTTCAGGCAGTTTTtaggaaaaataaaagaataagaaaacTGCATAAACACTAAGAAAATCGCTATGAAAAACTAGTAATAGGTTTTAATGAGAATGATAATTTGGAGTGCCTTTGAAAGGTAAGGGGCAAGTGTAGAGCTGCAGTCAATTTAAACATAGGTTGCTACCTTATCCACTTTCAAGCTACCATAGCTACTAATAAAGTCATCTACCAATTGCTGTTCAATAAAAAAATGGTCCTTATGCTTAGGTGATATCCAATGCTGACCAGAAGAAGACTTCCTCACTAACTGAAAATCTGCATCGAAACAATATATGTTCTTGTCAGcctgaaattaaaagaaattgtGTATTCATTacaataaacatttataaatgcaCTCATTTGTTGCAGTCAAAGCTAATGATCATTTAATCAGAAACCTATAAATATAATTGGTGTCAGAAAAAGCTATTTATGATATTAAGTGCTTAAATTTTCGAATTATAGTTTCTTCTTTTGCTATTCTACCATTATCAATTctgaatacatgtacatttgcaCTCTATATATATGGTTATTATACAAAATGTAGACATTAATCAAACATAAAAGTGAagataaattttaatgaaatttcacTGGTTGCCTTTGCTAGCATACCGGTACCCCTTGTGTACGTGAAAAAGGATGAAATTTTTCAACagataaataatatgtttatAAACTGCAATTCATTTCTGTGAAGATGCAGACCAAATATGAAGTTATAAGTCCATTAATATATAGTCAATACCAAACAGTGTATTGTAATTCTATATCATAAtcctataaatgaaaaaaaaaaattcaagttgatttgactgtAATAACTTTCCTTTTAAAACCTTAACCTAatgatatttattgttttaaaaaacaataagTTTGTGTTGTACAAATTGAAAATTGCTATCTCATATGGCTTATTCATCTGGCATTTGAATAAACATAAAAGTCTTTTGTTTCAGTAATAAATGAGAACACTCATGAAAATATTTGACAGATAAAGGTACTTCTGGTCAAGTTAATTGTAATATTTCCTCTAATCATTAGAGGAAAACATTAGATTTATAATAACCTCGAAGCAAGCTGGACAAGAGCAACCATCATCAAGATCTGGAAACAAATCCGTACAATAATCCATTTGATAAATGTACTGTCTGAATTGATGAATAGTTTCATTTATCAATGTCTTATAGATCTGTTTTCCCTGTGagcattataaataaaaaaaataaacataaatatatttattcataggTTGTTATCCTTGTCAAAATACTCAaataatgttgataaaaaaagatgcatttttttacatCTAGtaaatagttttctcgtttgatttgttttctaTCCAACCTGTCATGTGGGTAACTTCTATAGCAAATCACAGgctatgggttttctcattgttaaagactGTACAATGTCTAGAACTGAATACATCCACTTCATCATGTAAGTTTAGTGGATTGACCTCAATTCATTTTTCTCATACTTTAAATAGTTCATCTATAGTAAATTGTTTTCTTAAAC
The window above is part of the Mytilus edulis chromosome 6, xbMytEdul2.2, whole genome shotgun sequence genome. Proteins encoded here:
- the LOC139528626 gene encoding uncharacterized protein, with translation MPLMRKRGRPSTFYTFENGRSRKQTKIIKVEDTKLHVPPIPDVIEEQKIETEPEPTSSTSTDIEEVSGYTKAKTQRLENWGGIYKKLVAVGLEQNAVTELTCNDCGINTIDLFRCIDCISTPVLCFDCLEERHKHPHLHIFEKWMHGTFFGYSPPTAPWKIKIHADCERSYLKELVIVDEKGRQHLRTVQFCTCEEEAETLLRFNLWASSPKHPRLAFHIDLLRWLNGLLLECKVSAQGFCEALKARQPKLYKELVTQEGKQIYKTLINETIHQFRQYIYQMDYCTDLFPDLDDGCSCPACFEADKNIYCFDADFQLVRKSSSGQHWISPKHKDHFFIEQQLVDDFISSYGSLKVDKECSDFQAGNDIRSKSKNQKLSETAVFGATCRHDFPQKFFSLKHGERLGYAVFLIQLLLKENKNDKIHVSYDIACMLKRHIEKAGNKEISQNVTFSIPIFHCYGHSASCQIIYGPRRTEGIGLTDGEGIERLWSYLGGFSNISKEMSPENRCDLLTDALIHYGRKIRDKQGEVLVMKIKRTIQLMETTKVALREILATVPELEIKDDTVMEWIEEEKRAVLSPNNSDSTLHLSKADEYVINLQRFFKISGHQSNEETSEEDKRLEKQLMIFEKKHHSIRPTPTSDQFTSDLILAKEKERKLNLNAIRSHMSERQYLLRLMRKYAKGQSVFARLSKQLKGVSKKIQKSITLYNNVGMPSGELPVHVLFDTVKDLDSEVYKTLQLNNAVDTVISSTTKQEIIQSKCLLDRCHEEMNLLKIEMLSVINWNKTLYSKIKLQINSSVTPGSTALLLREGMSLELAMCKLNTLFKEYIGEVLTETTLTEGVLTDDFEKMQQMLMYLASVEELPIEEIDSDIEDSDEDEDSLEL